The following coding sequences are from one Salvia hispanica cultivar TCC Black 2014 chromosome 3, UniMelb_Shisp_WGS_1.0, whole genome shotgun sequence window:
- the LOC125214057 gene encoding reticulon-like protein B1 codes for MADHDAEHEKHVSAAESLIDKITDKFHGSGSSSSDSDDDGDLKSKASAMKAKIYRLFGREKPVHKVLGGGKPADIFLWRDKKVTGGVLGLATAIWVLFELLEYHLLTLVCHILILGLAVVFLWSNASTFINKSPPKIPEVVLPQDVVLGVASALRTEINSLFALLRVVASGRDLKKFLAVIAGLWTVSILGSCFNSLTLFYICFVLLHTVPVLYEKYEDQVDAFAEKAEAEFKKQYAVFDAKVLSKIPKGPLKDKKFA; via the exons ATGGCCGATCACGACGCTGAGCACGAGAAGCACGTATCTGCTGCTGAATCACTGATCGACAAGATCACGGACAAATTTCACGGCAGCGGCTCGTCGTCATCTGACTCCGACGATGACGGTGACCTCAAATCCAAGGCATCTGCCATGAAGGCTAAGATCTACCGTTTGTTCGGCCGCGAGAAGCCAGTGCACAAGGTTTTGGGCGGCGGAAAGC CTGCTGACATTTTCCTATGGAGGGACAAGAAAGTTACTGGTGGTGTGTTAGGTCTTGCTACTGCAATTTGGGTGCTTTTTGAATTGCTTGAGTATCACCTGCTCACGCTAGTTTGCCACATCCTGATTCTTGGTTTGGCAGTCGTTTTCTTGTGGTCAAATGCATCAACCTTCATCAACAA GTCCCCGCCAAAGATCCCTGAAGTTGTTCTTCCTCAGGATGTTGTCCTCGGTGTAGCATCAGCCCTTAGGACAGAAATCAACTCACTTTTTGCCTTGCTTCGAGTTGTAGCATCTGGGAGAGATTTGAAGAAATTCCTTGCT GTGATTGCTGGCCTTTGGACTGTGTCAATTCTTGGATCCTGCTTCAACTCCCTTACCCTGTTCTACATAT GTTTCGTTTTGCTGCACACGGTTCCAGTTCTTTATGAAAAGTACGAAGATCAGGTTGATGCTTTTGCTGAGAAGGCTGAGGCCGAGTTCAAAAAACAATATGCTGTGTTTGATGCCAAGGTTTTGAGTAAAATTCCAAAAGGCCCTCTTAAAGATAAGAAGTTCGCTTAG
- the LOC125215670 gene encoding membrane-associated kinase regulator 5-like → SPVTILRSAPKFQVFMLGFRKSSRSDTKAKSSKLDRSNSLRSKMMRQNFDYEEKSVPKYLKLIRPFYVKISNKVKSTDSATPSSSPVNLIGSFKIVTRNLGKSRSASVGVAPPSIRRRDDSLLEQNDGIQGAILHCKKFFNSSSQDYSRLFRATSDPSHETLRAASRNSFEEQKRCSI, encoded by the exons TCACCTGTGACTATCCTCCGATCAGCTCCTAAGTTTCAGGTCTTCATGTTAGGTTTCAGGAAATCGTCGAGAAGCGATACCAAGGCGAAATCGTCGAAGCTCGACCGGAGCAACAGTTTGAGAAGCAAAATGATGAGACAAAACTTCGATTACGAGGAGAAGTCCGTACCTAAGTATCTCAAGTTGATTAGGCCGTTCTACGTGAAGATCTCAAATAAGGTGAAATCGACCGATTCCGCAACTCCGTCGTCTTCTCCGGTTAACTTGATCGGAAGCTTTAAGATTGTGACGCGGAATTTAGGAAAGAGTCGATCGGCTTCGGTTGGAGTTGCGCCGCCGTCGATCCGCCGGAGAGACGATTCCTTGCTGGAACAGAACGACGGAATCCAAGGCGCCATTCTCCATTGCAAAaaattcttcaattcttcatcCCAAG atTATTCGCGATTATTTAGAGCTACGAGCGATCCATCACACGAGACACTAAGAGCAGCGTCGAGAAATTCATTCGAGGAGCAAAAACGGTGCAGCATTTGA